A region from the Gemmatimonadota bacterium genome encodes:
- a CDS encoding glycosyl hydrolase, whose translation MTRLPPFLASLVLLGFLPASGSAQRAARTESPVADPALYSTMAWRLVGPFRGGRSVAVAGVRDQPQTYYFGGVGGGVWKTSDAGITWTNISDGQISTASVGAIAVAPSDPNVVYLGMGEHAPRGVTTSHGDGVYRSTDAGKTWTHLGLTSTRAISRIVVHPQNPDVVYVAAQGAPYGPSAERGIYRSLDGGTSWEKVHYVSETAGASELSMDPANPRILYAAFWDHVREPWEVRSGGPGSGLWKSTDAGTTWAKLERGLPALMGKIGVSVSGANPDIVYAIVEAEPEGGVFRSDDAGASWRRVNNVRGLRSRPWYYMEIFADPNDENTVYALNAPLWKSIDGGRTFSSVSVGHGDTHDLWIRPGDPDNLILADDGGAEITFNGGESWSSIMNQPTAQFYRVNADNRVPYWIYGGQQDNTSVAIKSRDFDGAIGPEDFRASAGCESAWVAFDPDRPRFQYGGCYLGQINEIDDLLQTSRNVQVRPGMPASIQPKDMRYRFNWNAPIVVSPFDGNVLYHGGNHLLMSRDRGTSWTEISPDLTRDDETKQGPGGTPITNEGAGGEVYGTIYTIAPSPVDRNVIWTGSDDGLVQVTQDGGRTWTNVTPALPEAMINAVEASPHEAGAAYIAVTRYKFNDFAPMAYKTTDFGRTWTAIADGIPAEHWVRVIREDSERRGLLYLGTELGIFVSFDDGAHWQSLQLGLPLTPITDLKVHQGDLLASTQGRAFWVLDDLSPIRQLHAARAEIAAADAWLFQPRDTYRQFPGGGGFGGGRGAVGSNPPSGVVVHFKLAASAIDTSATAAPITLQFLDAEGTLIRTFTTRPGDEPDAPSRLDVKAGMNRVAWNLRHETVPNVEGLFTFGSRAGRMVPPGQYRVVLSLGEREQLETSVRVMDVPQVAAEVNAADHAARDRLAQQIRDELVALHQSVNTLQGVNAQVEGAVDRTKEHPRRDTIQAAARMLADSIQAVDSMLVNRNWTTGQDPTVFPTRLNQFFLYLRSAVDGMPGAPTQGMLDQFRELTEEWRTYRSRIDWILGPGVGGFNELLDSLGVKAVEVGRRVVS comes from the coding sequence GTGACGCGACTCCCACCGTTCCTCGCGAGCCTCGTGCTCCTCGGGTTCCTGCCGGCCAGCGGATCGGCGCAACGTGCGGCTCGGACGGAATCCCCCGTGGCAGACCCGGCGTTGTATTCCACGATGGCCTGGCGGCTGGTCGGGCCATTCCGGGGCGGACGCTCCGTCGCCGTCGCAGGGGTCCGCGATCAGCCACAGACCTACTATTTCGGCGGAGTGGGCGGCGGCGTGTGGAAGACCAGCGACGCAGGCATCACCTGGACCAACATCAGCGACGGTCAGATCAGCACCGCGAGCGTGGGCGCGATCGCCGTCGCTCCCTCCGACCCCAACGTCGTCTACCTGGGCATGGGTGAGCATGCGCCGCGCGGCGTGACCACCAGCCACGGCGATGGCGTCTACCGGTCCACGGATGCGGGCAAGACCTGGACGCACCTGGGCCTCACGAGCACACGGGCCATCAGCCGCATCGTGGTCCACCCCCAGAATCCGGACGTGGTGTATGTCGCCGCGCAGGGAGCTCCCTATGGCCCCAGCGCGGAGCGGGGCATCTACCGCTCCCTGGACGGGGGCACGTCCTGGGAGAAGGTCCACTACGTCAGCGAGACCGCGGGCGCCAGTGAGCTCAGCATGGACCCGGCCAACCCGCGCATCCTCTACGCGGCCTTTTGGGATCATGTGCGTGAGCCGTGGGAGGTGCGCTCCGGGGGGCCCGGCAGCGGTCTCTGGAAGAGTACCGACGCCGGGACCACGTGGGCGAAGCTGGAGCGCGGGCTCCCAGCCCTGATGGGCAAGATCGGCGTGAGCGTGTCGGGCGCCAATCCAGACATCGTCTACGCGATCGTGGAAGCCGAGCCCGAGGGTGGGGTCTTCCGTTCCGACGATGCCGGTGCGAGCTGGCGCCGCGTCAACAACGTGCGGGGTCTGCGCTCCAGGCCCTGGTACTACATGGAGATCTTCGCCGACCCCAACGACGAGAACACAGTCTACGCGCTGAACGCACCGCTCTGGAAGTCGATCGACGGCGGCCGAACCTTCAGCTCGGTGTCGGTCGGCCACGGAGACACGCATGACCTGTGGATCCGCCCGGGCGATCCCGACAACCTCATCCTGGCCGACGACGGCGGCGCGGAGATCACCTTCAACGGCGGAGAGAGCTGGTCGTCGATCATGAACCAGCCCACCGCCCAGTTCTATCGCGTCAACGCCGACAATCGGGTCCCCTACTGGATCTACGGCGGCCAACAGGACAACACCAGCGTCGCCATCAAGAGTCGCGACTTCGACGGAGCCATCGGGCCCGAGGACTTCCGCGCCTCGGCGGGCTGTGAGAGCGCGTGGGTGGCGTTCGACCCGGATCGGCCCCGCTTCCAGTACGGTGGGTGCTATCTGGGACAGATCAACGAGATCGACGACCTCCTGCAGACGAGTCGGAACGTGCAGGTACGTCCCGGCATGCCGGCTTCGATCCAACCCAAGGACATGCGCTACCGGTTCAACTGGAACGCGCCCATCGTGGTGAGCCCGTTCGATGGCAACGTGCTCTACCACGGCGGCAACCACCTGCTCATGTCCCGGGATCGCGGCACCTCCTGGACCGAGATCAGTCCAGACCTGACCAGGGACGACGAGACCAAGCAGGGCCCGGGCGGAACCCCGATCACCAACGAGGGCGCAGGCGGCGAGGTCTACGGCACCATCTACACGATCGCCCCGTCGCCGGTGGACCGGAATGTCATCTGGACGGGCTCGGACGACGGGCTGGTGCAGGTGACCCAGGACGGGGGTCGTACATGGACCAACGTCACGCCCGCCCTGCCGGAGGCCATGATCAACGCCGTGGAGGCGAGTCCGCACGAGGCAGGCGCCGCCTACATCGCGGTGACGCGCTACAAGTTCAACGACTTCGCACCCATGGCGTACAAGACCACGGATTTCGGGCGCACCTGGACCGCCATCGCGGACGGGATCCCGGCCGAGCACTGGGTGCGCGTGATCCGTGAAGACAGCGAGCGCCGGGGCTTGCTGTATCTGGGTACCGAGCTCGGAATCTTCGTCTCGTTCGATGATGGAGCGCATTGGCAGAGCCTGCAGTTGGGCCTCCCTCTGACCCCGATCACCGATCTCAAGGTGCACCAGGGTGATCTTCTCGCCTCGACGCAGGGGCGCGCGTTCTGGGTGCTGGACGATCTCTCTCCGATCCGTCAGCTGCACGCCGCTCGGGCCGAGATCGCTGCCGCCGACGCGTGGCTGTTCCAGCCGCGGGACACCTATCGCCAGTTCCCGGGCGGAGGAGGCTTCGGTGGCGGCCGCGGCGCGGTGGGTTCGAACCCGCCCAGCGGCGTGGTCGTGCACTTCAAGCTGGCCGCCAGCGCAATCGACACCAGCGCCACTGCTGCGCCCATCACGCTGCAGTTCCTCGACGCAGAGGGAACGCTCATCCGTACGTTCACCACCCGACCCGGGGACGAGCCCGACGCCCCCAGCCGACTGGACGTGAAGGCGGGCATGAACAGGGTCGCGTGGAACCTGCGGCACGAGACGGTGCCCAACGTGGAGGGGCTGTTCACGTTCGGATCACGGGCGGGACGCATGGTCCCACCGGGGCAATACCGCGTGGTGCTGTCGCTGGGCGAGCGGGAACAGCTCGAGACCAGCGTGCGGGTGATGGACGTGCCGCAAGTGGCCGCCGAGGTCAACGCGGCGGACCACGCCGCGCGTGACCGACTGGCCCAGCAGATTCGGGACGAGCTGGTCGCACTGCACCAGAGCGTGAACACGCTGCAGGGAGTAAACGCGCAGGTCGAAGGCGCCGTGGACCGAACCAAGGAACACCCGCGCCGCGACACCATTCAAGCGGCCGCCCGCATGCTCGCAGACAGCATCCAGGCCGTCGATTCGATGCTGGTCAACCGGAACTGGACCACCGGCCAGGATCCGACCGTCTTCCCCACGCGCCTCAACCAGTTCTTCCTCTACCTGCGAAGCGCGGTGGATGGCATGCCCGGGGCCCCCACGCAGGGGATGCTCGATCAGTTCCGGGAGCTCACCGAGGAGTGGCGCACCTACCGCTCCCGCATCGATTGGATTCTGGGTCCGGGCGTCGGCGGCTTCAACGAGCTGCTGGATTCCCTCGGCGTGAAGGCAGTAGAGGTGGGAAGGCGGGTGGTGAGCTGA
- a CDS encoding DoxX family protein gives MPKVGRVLYAVPLAVFGLLHFMNGPAMAGMVPIPGGVVWVYLTGLALIAATAAIVTGREAVLATRLLGVMLLIFAVSIHLRGVLGAADEMAMAASMGNLLKDTALAGAAWFMSGAVGQRRSE, from the coding sequence TTGCCCAAGGTAGGTCGCGTCCTGTATGCCGTCCCGCTGGCTGTCTTCGGACTACTTCACTTCATGAACGGTCCAGCGATGGCCGGCATGGTCCCCATTCCGGGCGGGGTCGTCTGGGTCTACCTGACGGGCCTGGCCCTGATCGCGGCAACCGCCGCGATCGTCACCGGGAGGGAGGCCGTGCTGGCTACCCGGCTTCTCGGGGTGATGCTGCTCATCTTCGCCGTCAGCATCCACCTGCGTGGTGTCCTGGGTGCGGCCGATGAGATGGCGATGGCTGCGTCCATGGGCAATCTGCTCAAGGACACGGCGTTGGCCGGCGCCGCCTGGTTCATGTCGGGCGCGGTGGGTCAGAGGCGATCGGAGTGA
- a CDS encoding LytTR family DNA-binding domain-containing protein, with translation MSAGRTFRAMVVDDEPAAREAVRTFLDRIPRVEVIGEATTGREAVERIRALGPDLLFLDVQMPDLDGFAVLEELGRDVPAGIVLVTAHDEYAQRAFEVHALDYVMKPFGRPRFMAAVERALRRLEAEEALGLADTLQALIRSVRLREGEAGSVLGVPAPTEAPPARIGVRVGTRTTLIEVAEIDWVEADRDLLRVHAAGKVHLVSGRMQELEHMLARGRFHRIHRSTIVNLDRIQVLDRERDGGGAVVLADGVRLRVARGRWEELERVLGVEWKG, from the coding sequence ATGAGCGCCGGGCGGACGTTTCGGGCAATGGTCGTCGACGACGAGCCCGCCGCCAGGGAAGCCGTGCGCACCTTTCTGGATCGGATACCGCGCGTCGAAGTCATCGGTGAAGCGACGACGGGTCGCGAGGCCGTGGAGCGCATACGAGCGCTCGGGCCCGACCTTCTCTTCCTCGATGTGCAGATGCCTGACCTGGACGGCTTCGCCGTCCTCGAGGAGCTCGGCCGCGATGTGCCAGCGGGCATCGTGCTGGTCACTGCCCACGACGAGTACGCGCAGCGTGCCTTCGAGGTGCATGCCCTCGACTACGTGATGAAGCCGTTCGGACGGCCACGCTTCATGGCAGCAGTGGAGCGGGCGTTGCGGCGCCTGGAAGCCGAGGAGGCGCTGGGGCTCGCGGATACATTGCAGGCCCTCATCCGGAGCGTGCGCTTGCGCGAAGGCGAGGCGGGGTCGGTGCTTGGAGTGCCCGCCCCGACCGAAGCGCCACCCGCACGGATCGGCGTGCGCGTGGGGACGCGTACCACCCTGATCGAGGTCGCCGAGATCGATTGGGTCGAGGCCGATCGCGATCTGCTCCGTGTCCATGCCGCGGGGAAGGTCCACCTGGTCAGTGGACGGATGCAGGAGCTGGAGCACATGCTGGCCCGCGGGCGGTTCCACCGCATCCATCGGTCGACCATCGTGAACCTGGACCGCATCCAGGTCCTGGACCGGGAACGCGATGGCGGCGGTGCCGTGGTGTTGGCGGATGGCGTGCGTCTACGGGTGGCGCGGGGCCGGTGGGAGGAGCTGGAGCGGGTGCTCGGGGTGGAGTGGAAGGGCTGA
- a CDS encoding histidine kinase, producing the protein MSWRVVFGVAAFWLLVGVVLGSQTALGMTMQGNPVALTAAVRTALINWLPWIPVSLLAIALVERLPVTRQSWARNTWVHLIAIPLCAWVANLFTVLGFWWAGRNWGGWGTLVRQAAFWGTIRVHVALTVYVVTATLAQAWSYYRSSRERELRVARLEAQLSDARFQALNAQIRPHFLFNTLHTIGQLWRSGRDEEADALLDHLGALFQRVRASTDRMSIPLGDELAMVQAYLAIEQARFPDRLTLDVHASPEARSCAVPPLLLQPLVENAIRHGVSADARAGRVTVTGAVDAGRLRLEVIDDGPGMSNPTPAPGSGTGLWNTRERLQHAYGPKATFRVESADGRGTCVRIEIPAEPDRDAE; encoded by the coding sequence ATGAGCTGGCGCGTGGTGTTCGGCGTCGCGGCCTTCTGGCTGCTCGTGGGCGTGGTGCTGGGGAGCCAGACGGCACTCGGGATGACCATGCAGGGCAACCCGGTGGCCTTGACCGCGGCCGTGCGTACGGCGCTGATCAACTGGCTTCCCTGGATCCCGGTGTCGCTGCTGGCCATCGCGTTGGTGGAACGGCTTCCGGTCACCCGGCAGAGTTGGGCGCGCAACACCTGGGTCCACCTGATCGCCATCCCCCTGTGCGCGTGGGTGGCGAATCTGTTCACCGTGCTCGGCTTCTGGTGGGCCGGGCGCAACTGGGGCGGGTGGGGAACCCTGGTTCGGCAGGCCGCCTTCTGGGGCACCATCCGGGTCCATGTGGCGTTGACGGTCTACGTGGTCACGGCCACCCTGGCCCAGGCCTGGAGTTACTACCGCAGCAGCCGTGAGCGTGAGCTGCGCGTCGCCCGCCTGGAGGCGCAGCTGTCGGACGCGCGCTTCCAAGCGCTGAACGCCCAGATCCGCCCCCACTTCCTGTTCAACACCCTGCACACGATCGGTCAACTGTGGCGCTCGGGGCGCGATGAGGAAGCAGACGCGTTGCTGGATCACCTCGGCGCGCTCTTCCAGCGCGTGCGGGCCTCCACGGACCGGATGTCCATTCCGCTGGGCGACGAGCTGGCCATGGTCCAGGCGTACCTCGCCATCGAGCAGGCTCGCTTCCCCGATCGGCTCACGCTGGACGTGCATGCCAGTCCCGAGGCTCGCTCGTGCGCAGTGCCGCCGCTTCTCCTCCAGCCCCTGGTTGAAAACGCCATCCGCCACGGGGTGTCCGCCGATGCGCGGGCGGGGCGTGTCACGGTCACAGGTGCGGTGGACGCCGGACGCCTTCGTTTGGAGGTCATTGACGACGGCCCCGGGATGTCGAATCCCACTCCCGCTCCCGGCAGTGGAACCGGGCTCTGGAACACGCGGGAGCGCCTGCAGCATGCGTATGGCCCCAAGGCCACGTTCCGGGTGGAGAGCGCCGACGGTCGTGGAACCTGTGTGCGCATCGAGATTCCCGCGGAGCCGGACCGGGACGCCGAATGA
- a CDS encoding DUF5916 domain-containing protein → MGRPLGWLVAGIMAGALAAPSAGIASATRLSAQTGASAEPGATRVLEASRPDVPVHLPRLRGPVTLDGSPTEAAWQDVPALPLTMYFPTFRGAPQERSEIRVAYDDDYLYAAGWFYDSDPDGIRIHSLYRDRWNGDDAFALYVDAFNDNQNAKWFGVTPAATRFDLLVSEDGAALNDSWDAFWDAATQVAGNGWFVEVRIPFSTIGFQVDTAGRATMGLTVTRLVSRTGERVTFPAIDPQFAFRQPSVAQDVVVEGVHTDRPLYLSSYVLGGVDRAATRAAAGTPWTAETGTTREVGVDLKYALSSNLTLDVTANTDFAQVEADDQQVSLDRFSLFFPEKRRFFQEGSGVFDFATGAGSRLFHSRRIGLTDTNEPVPVLGGARLVGRVGEWEVGALAMQTSAVEALPTETFGAARLLRRVLNDYSTMGGMITTRARSGHVNVATGLDGAFRLFGDTYLGLKWAGTFGDGEGGDLFGRSHLNARWQRRANRGLAYTIEYTRSGERYQPELGFLPRRDFTQANLLGNYFIFTDAHPFFRRVYPGLLAFSTFRNQDGTLESGTYAVWVQWETKGGGGGWIEPKLFVEDVRAPFSIGGAVEIPEGRYTYADLQFVWTMNQGRKLRTDIDARAGSFFDGTRTQVIAGPTWNASPRFEVGADYQWTRLRFDERAQATDIHLARVRLRTALDSKASGNAFVQYNSTTDRLDLNVRLRYNFAEGHDLWLVFNDGLATERLPDPGEPRLPLSLRRTFIIKYTHTWGG, encoded by the coding sequence ATGGGGCGCCCACTCGGCTGGCTGGTGGCGGGGATCATGGCGGGTGCGCTGGCTGCGCCCAGCGCGGGGATCGCGTCCGCGACCCGCTTGAGCGCCCAGACGGGCGCCTCGGCGGAGCCGGGAGCGACGCGGGTCCTGGAAGCTTCCCGACCCGACGTGCCGGTGCACCTGCCGCGTCTCCGCGGCCCGGTCACTCTGGACGGCTCGCCGACCGAGGCGGCGTGGCAGGACGTCCCAGCCCTGCCGCTCACCATGTACTTCCCCACGTTCCGGGGTGCACCTCAGGAGCGCTCCGAGATCCGGGTCGCCTACGATGACGACTACCTGTACGCGGCCGGCTGGTTCTACGACTCCGACCCGGACGGGATCCGCATCCACTCGCTCTACCGGGACCGTTGGAACGGAGACGATGCCTTCGCCCTGTACGTCGATGCCTTCAACGACAACCAGAACGCCAAGTGGTTCGGGGTCACGCCGGCCGCCACGCGCTTCGATCTGCTGGTGTCGGAGGACGGCGCGGCTCTGAACGACAGTTGGGACGCCTTCTGGGACGCCGCGACCCAGGTCGCCGGGAACGGCTGGTTCGTGGAGGTGCGCATCCCCTTTTCGACGATCGGCTTTCAGGTGGACACCGCTGGACGAGCCACGATGGGGTTGACGGTGACCCGTCTGGTCTCGCGCACCGGAGAGCGGGTCACGTTCCCTGCCATCGATCCCCAGTTCGCCTTCCGCCAACCTTCGGTGGCGCAGGACGTAGTTGTCGAGGGCGTGCACACCGACCGACCGCTCTACCTGTCGTCCTACGTGTTGGGCGGCGTCGACCGGGCCGCGACCCGGGCCGCCGCGGGCACGCCCTGGACCGCGGAGACCGGAACCACCCGCGAAGTGGGTGTGGACCTCAAATACGCCCTTTCCAGCAACCTGACCCTGGACGTCACCGCCAACACGGACTTCGCGCAGGTGGAAGCGGACGATCAGCAGGTCAGCCTCGATCGCTTCTCGCTGTTCTTTCCGGAGAAGCGCCGGTTCTTCCAGGAAGGAAGCGGCGTCTTCGATTTCGCCACCGGAGCCGGCAGCAGGCTCTTCCACTCCCGTCGCATCGGGCTCACCGATACCAACGAGCCGGTGCCGGTGCTGGGCGGCGCGCGACTCGTGGGACGCGTCGGGGAGTGGGAGGTGGGCGCCCTGGCCATGCAGACCTCTGCGGTGGAAGCGCTACCCACCGAGACTTTTGGCGCGGCACGCCTGCTCCGCCGCGTGTTGAACGACTACTCGACCATGGGGGGGATGATCACCACGCGGGCACGATCAGGACACGTCAACGTCGCCACGGGGTTGGACGGTGCCTTCCGACTCTTTGGCGACACCTACCTGGGGCTCAAGTGGGCGGGCACGTTCGGAGATGGGGAGGGCGGGGATCTCTTCGGTCGATCGCACCTCAACGCGCGCTGGCAACGCCGGGCCAACCGGGGACTGGCCTATACCATCGAATACACGCGTTCGGGGGAGCGCTACCAGCCCGAGCTGGGGTTCCTGCCGCGTCGGGACTTCACGCAGGCGAATCTGCTCGGGAACTACTTCATCTTCACCGATGCGCATCCCTTCTTCCGCAGGGTCTACCCGGGCTTGCTGGCGTTCTCCACGTTCCGCAACCAGGACGGCACGCTGGAATCAGGGACCTACGCGGTCTGGGTGCAGTGGGAGACCAAGGGCGGTGGCGGTGGGTGGATCGAGCCCAAGCTGTTCGTGGAAGACGTGCGGGCCCCATTCTCCATCGGCGGTGCCGTCGAGATTCCCGAAGGCCGCTATACGTACGCGGACCTGCAATTCGTCTGGACCATGAACCAGGGACGCAAGCTGCGGACCGACATCGACGCGCGGGCGGGCTCCTTCTTCGATGGTACCCGGACCCAGGTGATCGCGGGCCCGACCTGGAACGCGTCGCCCCGGTTCGAGGTGGGCGCGGACTACCAATGGACGCGCCTCCGGTTCGACGAGCGTGCTCAGGCCACAGACATCCACCTGGCTCGCGTGCGCCTGCGGACCGCCCTGGACAGCAAAGCGTCGGGCAACGCCTTCGTGCAATACAACTCCACCACGGACCGCCTGGATCTCAACGTCCGCTTGCGTTACAACTTCGCCGAAGGACACGACCTCTGGCTGGTCTTCAACGATGGCCTGGCCACGGAACGTCTGCCGGACCCGGGCGAGCCCCGGCTCCCGCTCTCGCTGAGGCGGACCTTCATCATCAAGTACACGCACACGTGGGGAGGGTAG
- a CDS encoding NADP-dependent isocitrate dehydrogenase — MSKAPSILYTWTDEAPALATHAFLPVIRAFAGAAGVPVETRDISLAGRILAVFADRLREDQRIPDDLAELGRLVETPEANIIKLPNVSASIPQMKACIAELQAKGYALPAYPAEPADDAEREIRARYDRAKGSAVNPVLRQGNSDRRAPKSVKDFARAHPPRMRPWPEDSRTHVATMGEGDFRANERSVTLEAATTARIEHVAPDGAVTVLKDGLALKAGEVLDGTFLSKRALVTFLEKQIGDAKEEGVLFSLHLKATMMKVSDPILFGHAVRVFFANVFRAHAAVLDELGVDPNNGFGDLLAKIATLPAEQRGAIETDIAAAYRNGPALAMVNSDKGITNLHVPSDVIIDASMPPLIRDSGRMWNAKGELQDTKAVIPDSSYAGIYQTVIEDCQAHGQFDPATMGSVPNVGLMAQKAEEYGSHDKTFEIASAGTVRVVDVQGRILLEHVVEAGDIWRACQTKDEAIRDWVKLAVTRARATGAPALFWLDRARAHDAEVIKKVERDLKEHDTTGLVIRILAPVDAMKYSLERIRRGEDTISVTGNVLRDYLTDLFPILEIGTSARMLSIVPLLQGGGLFETGAGGSAPKHVQQFQEEGHLRWDSLGEYMALAASLQHLGEQFGNEGALVLADTLDAATAEYLQNGRSPERDVHQLDNRGSTFYLTQYWAKALAAQTADAALAQRFLPVAQALADGEGTILAELDAAQGSPQDLGGYYLVDPVKAGAAMRPSATLNRVLDQV; from the coding sequence ATGAGCAAAGCGCCCTCGATCCTCTATACGTGGACGGACGAAGCCCCGGCCCTGGCCACCCACGCGTTCCTGCCCGTGATCCGGGCGTTCGCGGGCGCGGCCGGCGTACCGGTGGAGACCCGCGACATCTCGCTGGCGGGCCGGATCCTGGCGGTGTTCGCCGACCGTCTGCGGGAGGATCAGCGCATTCCCGACGATCTGGCCGAGTTGGGGCGCCTGGTGGAGACACCTGAAGCGAACATCATCAAGCTGCCCAACGTCAGCGCCTCGATTCCCCAGATGAAGGCCTGCATCGCGGAGCTCCAGGCCAAGGGCTACGCCCTTCCGGCCTATCCGGCCGAGCCTGCCGACGACGCCGAACGCGAGATCCGCGCGCGCTACGATCGCGCCAAAGGCAGCGCCGTGAACCCGGTGCTGCGCCAGGGGAACTCGGATCGGCGAGCGCCCAAATCCGTCAAGGACTTTGCGCGCGCCCACCCGCCCAGGATGCGGCCGTGGCCCGAAGACTCCCGGACGCACGTGGCCACGATGGGCGAGGGCGATTTCCGAGCCAACGAGCGGTCCGTCACGCTGGAGGCGGCTACCACGGCACGCATCGAGCACGTGGCCCCGGACGGCGCCGTCACCGTTCTGAAAGACGGCTTGGCCCTGAAGGCCGGTGAGGTGCTCGACGGTACCTTCTTGAGCAAGCGTGCCCTGGTCACCTTCCTGGAGAAGCAGATCGGCGATGCCAAGGAGGAGGGGGTGCTGTTCTCGCTGCACCTCAAGGCCACCATGATGAAGGTGTCCGATCCCATCCTCTTCGGGCATGCGGTTCGCGTGTTCTTCGCGAACGTCTTCCGCGCGCACGCAGCGGTGCTCGACGAGCTGGGCGTGGATCCCAACAATGGGTTTGGTGATCTGCTGGCCAAGATCGCGACCCTGCCAGCCGAACAGCGCGGTGCGATCGAGACGGACATCGCGGCCGCCTACCGGAACGGTCCGGCGCTGGCGATGGTGAACTCGGACAAGGGGATCACGAACCTGCACGTGCCCAGCGACGTGATCATCGATGCGTCGATGCCGCCCCTTATCCGTGATTCAGGACGGATGTGGAACGCCAAGGGCGAACTTCAGGACACCAAGGCCGTGATCCCCGACTCCAGCTATGCGGGCATCTACCAGACGGTGATCGAGGATTGCCAGGCCCACGGGCAGTTCGACCCGGCCACGATGGGCAGCGTGCCCAACGTGGGCCTCATGGCGCAGAAGGCCGAAGAATACGGGTCGCACGACAAGACGTTCGAGATCGCGTCCGCAGGCACCGTGCGGGTGGTGGATGTGCAGGGCCGGATCCTGCTCGAACACGTCGTGGAAGCCGGGGACATCTGGCGGGCTTGCCAGACCAAGGACGAGGCGATTCGGGACTGGGTGAAACTGGCCGTCACGCGGGCACGGGCCACCGGGGCCCCGGCCCTGTTCTGGCTGGACCGGGCTCGGGCGCACGACGCCGAAGTCATCAAGAAGGTCGAACGTGATCTGAAGGAGCACGACACCACGGGCCTTGTCATCCGCATCCTGGCTCCCGTCGACGCCATGAAGTACTCGCTGGAGCGGATCCGGCGCGGGGAGGACACGATCTCGGTGACGGGAAACGTGCTCCGTGACTATCTCACGGACCTGTTCCCCATTCTGGAGATCGGCACCAGCGCGCGCATGCTGTCCATCGTGCCGCTCCTGCAGGGCGGAGGCCTGTTCGAGACCGGAGCCGGTGGCTCTGCGCCCAAGCACGTGCAGCAGTTCCAGGAGGAAGGACACCTGCGCTGGGATTCGCTCGGCGAGTACATGGCCCTGGCAGCGTCGCTGCAACACCTCGGCGAGCAGTTCGGGAACGAGGGGGCGCTGGTATTGGCCGACACTCTGGACGCGGCCACTGCGGAATACCTGCAGAACGGGCGCTCCCCGGAGCGGGACGTGCATCAACTCGACAACCGGGGCAGCACCTTCTACTTGACGCAGTACTGGGCCAAGGCGTTGGCGGCGCAGACGGCCGATGCGGCTCTGGCCCAGCGCTTCCTGCCGGTGGCGCAGGCGCTGGCGGACGGCGAAGGTACGATTCTCGCCGAGCTCGATGCGGCCCAGGGCTCGCCTCAGGATCTGGGCGGCTACTACCTGGTCGATCCGGTGAAGGCCGGTGCCGCGATGCGGCCCAGCGCGACGCTGAATCGGGTGCTGGACCAGGTCTGA
- a CDS encoding sigma-70 family RNA polymerase sigma factor, whose protein sequence is MDPHRLLETHLPIVDRIVASICRRRAVLGDDADDFSGWVRLRLLENDGAILRRFEGRTTIGGYLTVVIWNLYRDYRIAERGKWRPSAEARRRGPVAIQLDALLHRDGFSLREAAQALRARFEIPLSDTEFARLAAALPPRRDRPEFVDLSQGLTPDENTPEKALEQRSRIALSERTRAALDRALRSLPREDEVIIRMHYLEGHTLADVSRTLGLPQKPLYRRVIRTMKGLERALTEDGVDVEQVKETLHA, encoded by the coding sequence GTGGATCCCCACCGACTGCTGGAAACCCATTTACCCATCGTCGACCGGATCGTCGCGAGCATTTGTCGGCGCCGAGCTGTGCTGGGCGACGATGCGGACGACTTTTCCGGGTGGGTCCGGCTGCGCCTCCTCGAGAACGACGGCGCCATCCTTCGACGATTCGAGGGCCGCACCACGATCGGGGGGTACCTGACGGTGGTGATCTGGAACCTGTACCGTGATTACCGCATTGCGGAGCGGGGCAAGTGGCGTCCATCTGCGGAAGCCCGCCGCCGGGGGCCGGTCGCGATCCAGCTCGACGCCCTCCTGCATCGCGACGGCTTCTCCCTGCGCGAGGCTGCCCAAGCCCTGCGGGCGCGCTTCGAGATCCCGCTCTCCGACACAGAGTTCGCTCGACTGGCCGCGGCGCTGCCACCCCGGCGAGATCGACCCGAGTTCGTGGATCTGAGCCAGGGGCTCACGCCGGACGAGAACACGCCGGAGAAAGCCCTGGAGCAAAGGAGCCGCATCGCGTTGTCGGAGCGGACCCGCGCGGCGTTGGACCGCGCGCTCCGCTCACTGCCGCGAGAGGACGAGGTGATCATCCGCATGCACTACCTGGAAGGGCACACGCTGGCGGACGTGTCCCGAACCCTGGGGCTTCCCCAAAAGCCCCTCTATCGGCGGGTGATTCGCACCATGAAGGGCCTGGAGCGGGCGCTCACCGAAGACGGGGTCGACGTGGAACAGGTCAAGGAAACCCTGCATGCGTGA